Proteins from one Leptonema illini DSM 21528 genomic window:
- a CDS encoding LamG-like jellyroll fold domain-containing protein, with protein sequence MRSKRSIQNAVLQSLLALPLLFAASCSKNLIDQLPEFFLFDAINPPLYSVSGVVNGLTLNGLVLANNSDTVTLNAPASDFMFPVRLRTDSSYNVVITTHPRDGSGSQLCEVVGGSGMIGNGDVSGINVNCADAATVKVTVPAAGLLGTGLVLLNNGGDPLTINGPISGSTDFAFRTPLVATSPGYSVTVSSHPINPYQTCNVTGGTGTYGGSYPGVVPGISASCVTNRYNIRANVTGLASGTLVLTSAYPTYPAEAGPPAYPATMAGTETLNITTTGVSAPFATKIRSGDTFTVGIQTQPTGHSCTIGMPTGTVTSADISVPVNCAPNSYFIKGNVIGLAGSNLRIAVTGGASQTINVSGATFSSTGIPYGTSYNLRILNPTNPWQTCAFTDAGTTGGAIGSSGATDAMGLVWNNQITGGSMNLAGDITGVEITCTTNSFTVSGTITGYTAGSYSQDMVVQLNGDPASNQTIAAPSSGSTTTFSFPALYAVNSGSTYNVAVVTNPIQAAGNTLFCAVSGNGTMQGANVTGVSISCSPAAAINVTVTGFGVSPASNFTLDPDGAGAYPATTVNGNGVYSFFVGNGQSYNFNTPTPPNQSCSWVTASSGTMGATSVALALDCTPMITSTSVNADAGTLEFDKGTGPFTITFNKNINLPVSSNSSTSCASQAIQISMVNAGGASVIPVNNNFTSCLPVSLSVSNNVLTVTPNAAYMWYEATYKIRIRNSAVTDTGGKEMAYTAASSCDPVQCYESATGFNTGGLVRKYDVIGGAYNADTSRSGINLVGGTSTTTGVDGDGSGAMSFGVNGTLNSPSTGLPLGASERTMCGWIQPYTLAAPQIVLSYGSFADGFGINILDTGVNAGVPSNPYVASGQRLPLYTWSHLCLRANSTTITLFLNGKSIGTVAAGALNTANGNLYAGTNTSWALGPAQGVAMDGVRIYNASLPDRQIRYLATQVPTGLIARYALDSADGTDDEWWDSSGWDQPLTASGGGAVPATDRFGIAASAYGFMRASSQFLSAPNSAVHNPGGTMTVMAWVKPTTLPGFGDFFTIVSTQTADDKGFSLELYNIAGNMVLYLWGNGSTDAISVPFSMPVNVYTHVAATISGGTTRFYVDGNEISSTGTLTTITPGTGLLYIGRRVDGYYMNGGIDEVRLYNRALSLAEIQAMVQQPNKKIFVTVDAYTGNLGGIAGADAICNADTTRPDYSKLYKALLADNSNRFPCLFGTVCANPTRLSSRDWSLQPFVTYVRPDNQPIMKTNAAGIYPFGVLSNPIGAGTQTTWTGLFIGSGYWEQLDSLDERCQNWTDGSAVQSSAWGATNATDATSMSQNYSNNSSCDQPKHLYCVEQ encoded by the coding sequence ATGAGAAGTAAAAGGAGCATTCAGAATGCCGTTCTACAGAGCCTGCTGGCGCTGCCGCTTCTCTTCGCCGCCTCATGCAGCAAGAATCTGATCGACCAGCTTCCGGAATTCTTTCTTTTTGACGCGATCAATCCCCCGCTTTATTCGGTTTCGGGCGTTGTCAACGGGTTGACTCTAAATGGACTCGTACTTGCCAACAATAGTGATACTGTTACACTGAACGCGCCAGCCAGCGATTTCATGTTCCCTGTTCGTCTGCGCACAGATTCCAGCTACAACGTTGTCATTACGACCCACCCCCGGGATGGTAGCGGCTCGCAGCTCTGCGAAGTTGTTGGTGGAAGCGGGATGATTGGCAATGGCGACGTTTCGGGTATTAACGTCAATTGTGCCGATGCGGCAACGGTAAAAGTGACCGTGCCAGCCGCCGGTTTGCTGGGGACGGGGCTTGTTCTGTTGAACAATGGCGGTGACCCGCTGACCATTAACGGGCCGATATCCGGGAGTACGGACTTTGCCTTCCGCACTCCACTTGTGGCTACCTCTCCAGGATATTCGGTGACAGTGAGCAGCCACCCGATCAATCCGTACCAAACATGTAACGTTACAGGAGGAACGGGTACTTATGGCGGATCGTATCCTGGAGTCGTGCCCGGCATCTCGGCCTCTTGCGTTACCAATCGATACAACATACGGGCTAACGTAACGGGCCTTGCAAGCGGTACTCTCGTTCTTACAAGTGCTTACCCCACCTATCCGGCAGAGGCCGGCCCGCCTGCTTACCCGGCGACGATGGCGGGTACGGAAACCCTGAATATCACGACGACCGGAGTTTCTGCGCCCTTCGCCACAAAAATTCGCAGTGGCGATACCTTCACTGTTGGTATTCAAACACAGCCGACCGGACATAGCTGTACGATCGGCATGCCGACAGGCACCGTAACGTCGGCCGATATCAGCGTTCCTGTGAACTGCGCTCCGAATTCATATTTTATTAAGGGCAATGTGATAGGCCTGGCGGGTAGCAATCTGCGTATTGCTGTTACGGGTGGCGCCTCGCAAACGATCAATGTAAGCGGGGCGACCTTCTCTTCGACGGGCATTCCTTATGGAACGTCATATAACCTCCGTATCCTGAACCCTACGAATCCCTGGCAGACCTGCGCCTTTACCGACGCAGGAACAACGGGCGGTGCTATCGGCTCAAGCGGTGCGACAGATGCAATGGGGCTTGTGTGGAACAATCAGATCACCGGCGGATCCATGAACCTCGCCGGAGACATCACTGGCGTTGAGATTACCTGTACGACAAACAGCTTCACGGTTTCGGGCACGATTACTGGTTATACGGCCGGCAGCTATTCGCAGGATATGGTAGTTCAACTGAACGGCGATCCGGCAAGCAATCAGACGATCGCCGCTCCTTCCAGCGGATCGACGACGACATTCTCATTCCCGGCCCTGTATGCGGTAAACAGCGGATCGACGTATAACGTCGCCGTTGTGACCAATCCGATTCAGGCTGCGGGCAATACGCTTTTCTGCGCCGTCAGTGGAAACGGAACGATGCAGGGGGCGAACGTCACAGGCGTATCGATCAGTTGCTCCCCGGCGGCGGCCATCAACGTTACGGTGACGGGATTTGGTGTTTCACCTGCGAGCAACTTCACGCTTGATCCTGACGGAGCGGGAGCGTACCCGGCGACGACGGTGAACGGGAACGGTGTGTATTCGTTCTTTGTCGGTAACGGACAGAGCTATAACTTCAATACTCCGACGCCGCCGAATCAATCTTGCTCCTGGGTAACCGCTTCCAGTGGAACGATGGGCGCGACAAGCGTCGCTCTTGCCCTTGACTGTACGCCCATGATTACCTCGACCTCGGTGAACGCCGATGCAGGTACGCTCGAATTTGATAAAGGAACCGGTCCCTTTACGATTACTTTTAATAAGAACATCAACCTGCCCGTATCGAGCAACTCTTCGACGTCATGCGCTTCGCAGGCCATCCAGATCTCAATGGTCAACGCCGGCGGCGCATCGGTGATCCCCGTTAACAACAACTTTACGAGCTGTTTGCCCGTATCGTTAAGCGTAAGCAACAACGTGCTCACCGTGACGCCGAATGCGGCCTATATGTGGTACGAGGCGACGTATAAGATTCGCATTCGCAATAGCGCCGTCACCGATACGGGAGGCAAGGAAATGGCCTATACGGCGGCAAGCTCCTGCGATCCGGTGCAGTGCTATGAATCGGCGACGGGCTTTAATACGGGCGGACTGGTGCGCAAGTATGATGTGATCGGCGGCGCTTACAACGCAGATACGTCACGAAGCGGTATCAATCTGGTCGGCGGAACATCGACGACGACAGGCGTTGACGGCGACGGCAGCGGAGCGATGAGCTTTGGTGTAAACGGTACGTTGAATTCGCCATCGACCGGACTTCCACTCGGCGCATCTGAGCGGACGATGTGCGGCTGGATTCAGCCGTATACGCTTGCCGCGCCACAGATCGTTCTCAGCTATGGCAGCTTTGCGGACGGATTTGGGATCAACATCCTCGATACCGGTGTCAATGCAGGCGTGCCTTCAAATCCCTATGTAGCCAGCGGGCAACGTTTGCCGCTTTATACATGGAGCCATCTCTGTTTAAGGGCGAATTCAACGACCATTACTTTATTTCTGAATGGAAAATCAATCGGAACCGTTGCCGCAGGCGCATTGAATACGGCAAATGGTAATCTCTATGCAGGGACGAATACGTCCTGGGCGCTGGGGCCAGCACAAGGTGTAGCCATGGACGGCGTCCGCATCTATAACGCCTCTCTCCCGGATCGCCAGATCCGCTATCTGGCGACGCAGGTTCCGACAGGCCTGATTGCCCGGTATGCCCTCGATAGCGCAGACGGCACCGATGATGAATGGTGGGATAGCTCGGGCTGGGATCAGCCGCTCACCGCATCGGGAGGAGGGGCTGTACCTGCAACCGATCGCTTCGGTATTGCTGCCAGCGCGTACGGCTTTATGAGAGCAAGCAGCCAGTTCCTGTCTGCGCCGAACTCCGCGGTGCACAACCCCGGCGGCACAATGACGGTGATGGCCTGGGTTAAGCCCACGACGCTGCCGGGCTTTGGAGATTTTTTCACGATTGTTTCGACGCAAACCGCAGATGATAAAGGATTCTCTCTGGAACTGTACAATATCGCCGGCAATATGGTGCTGTATCTATGGGGCAATGGGAGCACTGACGCTATCAGTGTTCCTTTTTCAATGCCTGTGAATGTATACACCCATGTCGCCGCGACTATAAGTGGCGGAACGACGCGTTTTTACGTCGACGGAAATGAAATTTCGAGCACAGGTACGCTTACCACGATAACGCCGGGCACCGGACTGCTCTATATAGGTCGCCGAGTTGATGGCTATTATATGAACGGTGGGATCGACGAGGTGCGTCTGTACAACCGAGCGCTAAGCCTGGCTGAAATCCAGGCGATGGTGCAGCAGCCGAACAAGAAGATCTTTGTGACGGTAGATGCTTATACGGGAAATCTGGGCGGCATTGCCGGGGCGGATGCAATCTGTAATGCAGATACTACGCGGCCAGATTACTCGAAACTATATAAGGCACTGCTTGCGGATAATTCAAATCGCTTCCCATGTTTATTCGGCACTGTCTGCGCAAACCCGACACGACTTTCGAGTCGAGATTGGAGCTTGCAGCCCTTTGTGACTTACGTGAGGCCGGACAATCAACCGATCATGAAGACGAATGCCGCTGGCATTTATCCGTTTGGTGTGTTGAGCAACCCGATAGGAGCAGGCACCCAGACAACCTGGACTGGATTGTTTATTGGCAGCGGGTATTGGGAACAGCTGGACAGCTTGGATGAACGATGCCAGAACTGGACAGACGGGAGTGCTGTTCAATCAAGCGCATGGGGGGCTACGAATGCCACCGATGCGACCTCGATGAGCCAGAATTACTCGAACAATTCAAGCTGCGACCAACCCAAGCATCTCTATTGCGTCGAGCAATGA
- a CDS encoding DUF1566 domain-containing protein, translating into MSLISTRPLKMILALSLILTLARCPGGDSSDSSAALLGLLGGGGSGENAASLPKCTSALCLNGNVSGLISGASLVIANGAKTYTLPENGSFGLNAQTGDNYTITVQTQPTTLRCIVTNGTGTVGAVSVNNVVVTCPMAYKNNLVWNRCSHGQQWNAEAGDCTGTGNSGNGYGILKVQYCSTNDNACNDADAAGEIGVNGHLNGNGSSSLYNACNSLNLNGGLYGRTTWRVPWKDELKSIVKCSNAKSTPLPDGEFCNLQYLVPQIDAALFPNTAHTAPNSYGYWSASSSTAGISVWFTSFAHGTTTTDSQGVPKTSANQNVRCVSTGP; encoded by the coding sequence ATGAGTCTGATTTCTACAAGACCACTGAAAATGATCCTTGCCTTATCGCTGATCCTGACCCTTGCCCGATGCCCGGGCGGAGACTCCTCTGATTCGTCGGCTGCTCTGCTTGGCCTTCTGGGCGGAGGGGGAAGCGGGGAGAACGCCGCCTCTCTGCCGAAATGTACGTCGGCCCTATGCCTGAACGGCAATGTCTCAGGCCTAATTTCGGGCGCCAGTCTCGTCATAGCAAATGGCGCAAAAACCTACACATTGCCCGAAAACGGCAGTTTCGGCCTGAACGCACAAACGGGTGACAACTATACGATTACGGTTCAGACGCAGCCGACAACGCTACGCTGCATCGTCACAAACGGGACGGGTACGGTTGGCGCTGTAAGTGTAAACAACGTCGTGGTTACATGCCCGATGGCCTATAAGAACAATCTCGTCTGGAATCGATGCTCGCACGGCCAGCAATGGAATGCCGAAGCTGGAGACTGTACGGGCACGGGAAATAGCGGGAATGGTTACGGAATCTTGAAAGTTCAGTACTGTTCAACGAACGATAACGCCTGCAATGATGCCGACGCCGCTGGTGAGATAGGTGTAAACGGCCATCTGAATGGTAATGGTTCCAGTTCGCTTTACAATGCCTGCAATAGTTTGAATCTCAACGGCGGTCTTTATGGACGCACAACTTGGAGAGTTCCCTGGAAAGATGAGCTAAAGAGCATTGTAAAATGCTCGAACGCAAAATCAACTCCACTGCCTGACGGTGAATTTTGTAACCTTCAATACCTCGTTCCGCAAATCGACGCGGCTTTATTCCCCAATACCGCGCATACGGCCCCCAATAGCTATGGGTACTGGTCAGCCTCAAGCTCCACCGCAGGCATTTCAGTATGGTTCACAAGTTTCGCCCATGGAACGACGACGACGGATAGCCAGGGCGTTCCCAAAACGAGTGCAAATCAAAACGTCCGCTGCGTTTCCACAGGCCCGTAA
- a CDS encoding histidine phosphatase family protein gives MIELSLIRHGETEYNSIMKIQGSLDSALTEQGEEQCRRLGRYLAGRPNYAGVDEWICSPQGRAVQSSTLIRESMPALPEVRFDDRIREIHCGELEGRLIPEVDPGILKQLRNDPAYAYPGGESIDDVVARAAGFWSDLAPRLADAAASQRDYRIVVVSHGNFLRCLTSVILELPSEYAVRVVLENTGLCYFRSLHDGAKMKMLRWNDRTHLE, from the coding sequence GTGATTGAACTGAGCCTGATTCGCCACGGCGAGACCGAATACAACTCCATCATGAAGATCCAGGGCAGCCTTGACTCGGCGCTGACGGAGCAGGGCGAAGAACAGTGTCGGCGGCTCGGCCGTTATCTGGCCGGCCGGCCGAACTATGCAGGCGTCGACGAGTGGATCTGCTCCCCCCAGGGCCGGGCCGTGCAATCGAGCACGCTGATTCGCGAGTCCATGCCGGCTCTGCCCGAGGTGCGCTTCGATGATCGTATTCGAGAGATCCATTGCGGTGAGCTTGAGGGGCGGTTAATTCCCGAGGTCGATCCTGGCATCTTGAAACAGCTTCGGAACGATCCTGCGTACGCCTATCCGGGCGGCGAGAGCATCGACGACGTCGTGGCGCGGGCGGCGGGCTTCTGGTCTGATCTTGCGCCGCGGCTGGCCGATGCGGCGGCATCGCAGCGGGATTACAGAATCGTCGTCGTTTCACACGGCAACTTCCTGCGCTGCCTGACCTCGGTTATACTGGAGCTGCCGTCAGAGTATGCGGTGCGCGTCGTGCTTGAGAATACGGGGTTATGCTACTTTCGCTCGTTGCATGACGGAGCGAAGATGAAGATGCTGCGCTGGAACGACCGTACGCATCTGGAATGA